From the genome of Sulfitobacter sp. DSM 110093, one region includes:
- a CDS encoding MBL fold metallo-hydrolase has product MSQTRRHFLATSAAAAGIVTLLPFAARAAAHSGDTFDTSAGPITVHPVDHASIVLETPAGVIYVDPVGEPAQYSDFPAADLILITHEHGDHYNADTLAALAGDDVEIITNPAVFDMLPEALAAKASKIANGENTEFNGLPINAIPAYNTTEERKKFHPEGRDNGYILGFEGFRVYISGDTEDTPEMRSLTDISLAFVCMNLPFTMDSNAAASAVAEFKPTYVYPYHFRGKDGGTQDPEEFAKRVGTDVEVKLGGWYES; this is encoded by the coding sequence ATGTCCCAGACCCGCCGCCATTTCCTTGCCACCTCCGCCGCCGCTGCTGGCATCGTAACCCTGCTGCCCTTCGCCGCCCGCGCCGCTGCGCATAGCGGTGACACATTCGATACCAGCGCAGGCCCGATCACGGTGCATCCGGTCGACCACGCCTCTATCGTGCTAGAGACACCTGCGGGCGTGATCTATGTCGATCCAGTGGGCGAGCCTGCGCAGTACAGCGACTTCCCCGCCGCCGATCTGATCCTCATCACCCATGAGCATGGCGACCACTACAATGCCGATACGCTTGCCGCACTAGCTGGCGATGACGTGGAGATCATCACTAACCCCGCCGTTTTCGACATGCTGCCCGAGGCGCTTGCCGCCAAGGCCAGTAAGATTGCCAATGGTGAAAATACAGAGTTCAACGGCCTGCCGATCAACGCGATCCCGGCCTATAACACCACCGAAGAGCGCAAGAAATTCCACCCCGAGGGCCGCGACAACGGGTATATCCTCGGGTTTGAAGGGTTCCGCGTCTACATTTCGGGTGACACCGAAGATACGCCAGAGATGCGCAGTCTGACCGACATTTCTCTGGCCTTTGTCTGTATGAACCTGCCGTTCACCATGGATTCCAACGCCGCCGCCTCAGCCGTGGCTGAGTTCAAGCCGACCTACGTCTACCCCTACCATTTCCGGGGCAAAGACGGCGGCACGCAAGACCCAGAAGAGTTTGCCAAACGTGTCGGCACCGATGTCGAGGTCAAACTCGGCGGCTGGTACGAAAGTTAA
- the murA gene encoding UDP-N-acetylglucosamine 1-carboxyvinyltransferase — protein sequence MDSILVRGGGELNGQIPIAGAKNACLALMPATLLSEEPLTLTNAPRLSDIRTMTELLRSLGAEVTSMQDGKVITMASHGEINTRAEYDIVRKMRASNLVLGPLLAREGHAEVSLPGGCAIGARPMDIHTDGLAKMGAEIDLRDGYLYAKAEGGKLKGAVIDFPFASVGATENILMAATLAKGTTVINNAAREPEIVDLADCLRAMGAQIEGDGTPSITIQGVDSLHGATHKVVTDRIELGTYMLAPAFCGGEVELLGGRIDLLQAFCEKLDAAGIEVTETEAGLKVARRNGRISAVDVTTEPFPGFPTDLQAQMMALLCTAEGTSVLEEKIFENRFMHAPELIRMGAKIDVHGGTAKVTGVEKLKGAPVMATDLRASISLILAGLAATGETTVSRVYHLDRGYEHVVSKLRGVGADIERISGK from the coding sequence ATGGATTCGATTCTGGTCAGGGGCGGCGGCGAGCTGAACGGGCAAATTCCCATTGCGGGGGCCAAGAACGCCTGTCTGGCGCTGATGCCGGCGACGCTGCTGAGCGAAGAGCCGCTGACGCTGACCAACGCGCCCCGCCTGAGCGACATCCGAACAATGACCGAGCTGCTGCGTTCTTTGGGGGCCGAAGTGACCTCTATGCAAGACGGCAAGGTCATCACAATGGCCAGCCATGGTGAGATCAACACCCGCGCGGAATACGACATCGTGCGTAAGATGCGGGCGTCTAACCTTGTGCTGGGTCCGCTGCTGGCCCGTGAAGGCCATGCCGAAGTTTCCCTCCCCGGTGGCTGCGCCATTGGCGCGCGGCCGATGGATATCCACACCGATGGGCTGGCGAAGATGGGCGCAGAAATCGATCTGCGTGACGGCTATCTCTATGCCAAGGCTGAGGGCGGTAAGCTCAAGGGGGCGGTGATCGACTTCCCCTTCGCCTCGGTCGGTGCGACCGAGAATATCCTGATGGCCGCAACGCTGGCAAAAGGTACGACCGTCATCAACAACGCCGCGCGGGAGCCTGAGATCGTCGATCTCGCGGACTGTCTGCGGGCCATGGGCGCGCAGATTGAAGGTGACGGCACACCGAGCATTACCATTCAGGGCGTCGACAGCCTGCATGGGGCGACCCACAAGGTGGTGACCGACCGTATCGAATTGGGCACCTATATGCTTGCCCCTGCCTTTTGCGGCGGGGAAGTCGAACTGCTGGGTGGGCGGATCGACTTGTTGCAGGCCTTCTGTGAAAAGCTCGACGCGGCAGGGATTGAAGTGACTGAGACCGAAGCAGGCCTCAAGGTCGCGCGGCGCAACGGGCGCATCTCGGCGGTGGATGTCACGACCGAGCCTTTCCCCGGCTTCCCCACCGATCTTCAGGCGCAGATGATGGCCCTGCTCTGCACGGCGGAAGGGACCTCCGTGTTGGAGGAAAAGATTTTCGAGAATCGCTTTATGCATGCGCCGGAACTGATTCGCATGGGAGCAAAGATTGACGTGCATGGCGGCACGGCCAAGGTCACCGGGGTTGAAAAGCTCAAAGGCGCGCCGGTGATGGCGACCGATCTGCGGGCCTCCATCTCGCTCATCCTTGCCGGGCTGGCCGCCACAGGAGAGACCACGGTAAGCCGGGTCTACCACCTTGATCGCGGCTATGAGCATGTGGTGTCGAAATTGCGCGGCGTGGGTGCGGATATCGAAAGGATCAGCGGCAAATGA
- a CDS encoding IS630 family transposase — protein sequence MPERVVFIDETAVKTNLTRLRGWAPRGERLTMDAPFGSWGTQTLIAGLTHEALIAPWVIKGAMDGPAFAAYVQKVLIPEIAPGTAVVLDNLATHRNKEAAAALKAHGCWFLYLPPYSPDLNPIELAFSKLKSHLRRISARSFTSVFEALGDICAMYSPQECSNYFQAAGYASG from the coding sequence ATGCCGGAACGCGTTGTCTTTATTGATGAAACAGCGGTCAAAACGAATCTCACCCGGCTGCGCGGTTGGGCTCCGCGTGGCGAACGCCTGACGATGGATGCGCCCTTCGGCAGTTGGGGAACCCAAACCCTGATTGCGGGGCTGACACATGAGGCTCTGATCGCACCTTGGGTAATCAAAGGCGCGATGGATGGCCCTGCTTTCGCGGCCTATGTGCAAAAGGTCCTGATCCCCGAGATCGCGCCAGGCACGGCAGTCGTTCTCGACAACCTCGCGACCCATCGCAACAAAGAAGCCGCTGCGGCGCTCAAGGCTCATGGGTGCTGGTTCCTCTATCTGCCGCCATATTCACCAGATCTGAACCCGATTGAGTTGGCTTTCTCCAAATTGAAGTCTCACCTCAGACGCATCAGTGCGCGATCATTCACCTCGGTGTTCGAAGCCCTTGGCGATATCTGCGCAATGTACTCCCCGCAGGAGTGTTCAAACTACTTTCAGGCTGCCGGATATGCCTCAGGTTAA
- the hisD gene encoding histidinol dehydrogenase, translated as MPVTLDASAPDFETAFDKLLNAKREDSPDVDAVVADIIADVRVRGDAAVIALTEKFDRVTLTPETLRISVAEVDAAVAEVSPEDRKALELAADRIRAYHARQLPEDAEWTDPDGATLGWRWTPVSAAGLYVPGGLASYPSSVLMNAVPAKVAGVERLAMVVPAPDGVLNPLVLLAARIAGVDEIYRIGGAQAVAALAYGTDTIPPVDKITGPGNAFVAAAKRRVFGKVGIDMIAGPSEILVIADGDNDPDFIALDLLSQAEHDESAQSILVTTDPAFARAVEEAVEKRLLTLERRAIAGASWRDNGAIITVADLDAAAALSNRIAPEHLELCVTDPKALSEKITHAGAIFLGQWTPEAIGDYVGGPNHVLPTARSARFSSGLSVLDFMKRTTLAQMSPAALKAIGPAAERLAQSESLEAHGLSVTARLRKLND; from the coding sequence ATGCCCGTCACGCTCGATGCCTCCGCCCCCGATTTCGAAACCGCCTTTGACAAACTGCTCAACGCCAAGCGTGAGGACAGCCCCGATGTAGATGCCGTGGTGGCGGATATCATCGCCGATGTGCGTGTGCGGGGCGACGCCGCAGTTATCGCACTGACCGAAAAGTTCGACCGCGTGACCCTGACGCCCGAGACACTGCGCATTAGTGTGGCAGAGGTTGACGCCGCCGTTGCCGAAGTCTCCCCCGAAGACCGCAAGGCGCTGGAACTCGCCGCCGACCGCATCCGCGCCTACCACGCCCGCCAACTGCCCGAAGACGCGGAGTGGACCGACCCCGATGGCGCCACGCTGGGCTGGCGCTGGACCCCGGTTTCGGCTGCGGGCCTTTATGTGCCCGGCGGACTGGCGAGCTACCCTTCGTCGGTTTTGATGAACGCAGTCCCGGCCAAGGTTGCGGGCGTGGAGCGCCTCGCCATGGTGGTGCCGGCGCCCGACGGCGTGCTGAACCCGCTGGTCCTGCTGGCCGCCCGCATCGCCGGAGTGGATGAGATTTACCGCATCGGCGGCGCGCAGGCCGTGGCGGCGCTGGCCTATGGCACCGATACGATCCCCCCGGTGGACAAGATAACCGGCCCGGGCAACGCCTTTGTCGCCGCCGCGAAACGGCGCGTTTTCGGCAAAGTCGGCATCGACATGATCGCGGGGCCATCCGAGATCCTCGTCATCGCCGATGGTGACAATGATCCCGATTTCATCGCCCTTGATCTGCTCAGCCAAGCCGAGCATGACGAGAGCGCGCAGAGCATTCTGGTCACCACCGACCCCGCCTTTGCGCGCGCGGTGGAAGAGGCGGTCGAAAAGCGTCTTCTGACCTTGGAGCGCCGCGCCATCGCGGGCGCAAGCTGGCGCGACAACGGGGCCATTATCACCGTGGCGGACCTCGACGCCGCCGCAGCCCTCAGCAACCGCATCGCGCCGGAGCACCTTGAGCTTTGCGTGACGGACCCAAAGGCCCTGTCGGAAAAGATCACCCATGCGGGCGCGATTTTCCTTGGCCAATGGACGCCCGAGGCGATTGGCGATTACGTCGGCGGGCCGAACCACGTTCTGCCCACGGCGCGTTCGGCGCGGTTCTCATCGGGCCTGTCGGTGCTTGATTTCATGAAGCGCACTACGTTGGCGCAGATGTCGCCTGCTGCCCTTAAGGCGATCGGACCCGCGGCAGAGCGGCTGGCCCAATCCGAAAGTCTTGAGGCGCATGGGCTGTCGGTTACCGCACGTCTGCGCAAGCTGAACGACTAG
- a CDS encoding low molecular weight phosphatase family protein has product MTQPLPQSVLFCCDHNAVRSPMAEGLMKKFYGTGTYVQSVGVKNDMEIDGFSIAVCSELDVELARHRSRSFDEMEEWGDDLGSFDLVIALSPASQRRALELTRFYHLDVEYWPILDPTGLGEGREAKLSQFRAARDQIVGRLIDRFGTPLNES; this is encoded by the coding sequence ATGACGCAGCCACTGCCCCAATCCGTGTTGTTTTGCTGCGACCATAACGCGGTGCGGTCGCCCATGGCTGAGGGATTGATGAAGAAATTCTACGGCACCGGCACCTATGTGCAATCCGTGGGCGTCAAAAATGATATGGAGATCGACGGTTTCTCTATCGCTGTTTGCAGTGAGTTGGATGTCGAACTGGCCCGGCACCGCAGCCGCAGTTTCGATGAGATGGAGGAATGGGGCGATGATCTGGGGTCATTCGATCTGGTGATCGCACTCAGCCCTGCCAGCCAACGTCGGGCGCTGGAACTGACGCGGTTTTACCATCTGGATGTGGAGTATTGGCCGATCCTGGACCCTACAGGGCTGGGCGAGGGGCGGGAGGCCAAGCTTAGCCAATTCCGCGCCGCCCGCGATCAGATCGTCGGACGGCTGATTGACCGTTTCGGCACGCCGTTGAACGAGAGTTAA
- a CDS encoding 3-keto-5-aminohexanoate cleavage protein yields the protein MTTPCILCVAITGSVPTKAANPAVPISIAEQVESTHAAFEAGASICHAHVRNDDETPSSDPDKFARLMEGVQKHCPGMIIQFSTGGRSGAGRERGGMLSLRPDMASLSVGSNNFPTRVYENPPELVDWLASEMRTYEVKPEIEAFDLSHIHKSAEMNRDGRIPGQLYVQFVMGVKNAMPVDRETFDFYIQTLNRLAPDAQWCAAGIGPNQIVLNEWAIAAGGHTRAGLEDNVRLDRDRLAPSNAALIQRAADLCAKYERPVATPAQAREILGLRPA from the coding sequence ATGACCACCCCCTGCATCCTCTGCGTTGCCATCACCGGCTCCGTCCCCACCAAAGCCGCGAACCCCGCCGTGCCGATCTCGATCGCCGAGCAGGTCGAGTCGACCCACGCAGCCTTCGAGGCCGGGGCCTCCATCTGCCACGCCCATGTGCGCAACGATGATGAGACCCCGTCCTCCGACCCCGATAAATTCGCGCGGCTGATGGAAGGCGTGCAAAAGCATTGCCCCGGCATGATCATCCAATTCTCCACCGGCGGGCGCTCGGGCGCGGGGCGGGAGCGGGGCGGGATGCTCTCGCTGCGGCCGGACATGGCGTCGCTCTCGGTCGGGTCCAACAACTTCCCGACACGGGTTTACGAGAACCCGCCGGAATTGGTCGATTGGCTGGCCTCGGAGATGCGGACCTATGAGGTGAAGCCCGAAATCGAGGCTTTTGACCTGAGCCACATCCACAAGTCCGCCGAGATGAACCGCGACGGGCGCATTCCCGGCCAGCTTTACGTGCAATTCGTCATGGGCGTGAAAAACGCCATGCCGGTGGACCGTGAGACCTTTGATTTCTATATCCAGACGCTGAACCGCCTTGCGCCCGACGCGCAGTGGTGTGCCGCCGGGATCGGGCCGAACCAGATCGTGCTGAACGAATGGGCCATCGCCGCGGGCGGTCATACACGCGCGGGGCTGGAAGACAACGTGCGGCTGGACCGCGACAGGCTGGCGCCGTCGAACGCCGCGCTGATCCAGCGGGCGGCGGATCTCTGCGCAAAATACGAGCGTCCGGTCGCCACGCCTGCACAAGCGCGTGAGATTCTGGGCCTGCGCCCGGCATAG
- a CDS encoding UPF0262 family protein — translation MTRITHIALDDANMPPPTPEIDQERKVAMFDLLEENSFVLPEREKGPVPSGPYHLSLSIRDKRLVFDVETEAAEKAAEFHLSLGPFRQVVKDYFQICESYFEAVKKLPPSQIETIDMARRGIHNEGSRVLQERLSGKAEIDTDTARRLFTLICVLHFGG, via the coding sequence ATGACCCGCATCACCCATATCGCGCTTGATGACGCGAACATGCCGCCGCCCACGCCTGAGATCGATCAGGAGCGTAAGGTAGCCATGTTCGATCTGCTGGAAGAGAACAGCTTTGTCCTGCCTGAGCGCGAAAAAGGCCCGGTGCCGTCCGGCCCGTATCACCTGTCTTTGTCGATCCGCGATAAGCGGCTGGTGTTTGACGTGGAAACCGAAGCAGCTGAAAAAGCAGCGGAATTCCACCTCTCCCTCGGGCCGTTCCGGCAGGTGGTGAAGGATTACTTCCAGATCTGCGAAAGCTATTTCGAGGCGGTCAAGAAGCTGCCCCCTAGCCAGATCGAAACCATCGACATGGCCCGGCGCGGTATCCACAACGAAGGCAGCCGCGTGCTTCAAGAACGTCTTTCCGGCAAGGCCGAGATCGACACCGACACCGCCCGGCGGCTTTTTACCCTGATCTGCGTTTTGCATTTCGGCGGATAA
- a CDS encoding superoxide dismutase family protein, whose translation MYLRNILIGATLAATGAAAVQAEGHMQTAATAQVAGNSNDISGSVTLNTTASGRTLVKIDVTGVPAGTHGVHLHETGDCSAEDFKSAGGHIAGDHQHGVLVEGGPHPGDMPNMTVGDDGVLKAEVFLDLLEIDSMIKDDDGAAFVIHDGSDDYTSQPAGDAGSRIACGVFEAS comes from the coding sequence ATGTATCTGCGCAATATCCTAATCGGGGCCACTTTGGCCGCCACTGGCGCCGCAGCGGTGCAGGCCGAAGGCCATATGCAAACGGCAGCAACCGCTCAGGTGGCCGGGAATTCTAATGATATTTCAGGCAGTGTTACACTAAACACGACCGCTTCGGGTCGGACATTGGTCAAGATCGATGTGACGGGCGTTCCGGCTGGAACTCATGGCGTCCATCTGCATGAAACTGGCGATTGTTCTGCGGAGGATTTCAAATCGGCAGGCGGTCATATCGCGGGCGATCATCAGCATGGCGTGCTTGTCGAAGGTGGGCCGCATCCGGGTGACATGCCGAATATGACTGTCGGTGATGATGGCGTGTTGAAGGCCGAAGTCTTTCTTGATCTGTTAGAAATTGACAGCATGATCAAAGACGATGACGGCGCGGCCTTTGTTATACACGACGGCTCGGATGACTATACATCTCAGCCAGCGGGTGACGCAGGATCGCGTATTGCTTGCGGTGTGTTTGAGGCATCTTGA
- a CDS encoding DUF2948 family protein: MTEDARFEDGREAPLNLGALDAEDLTVIASLTQDAVFPASEMRWHRTGARFALLLNRLRHEDTGAARHAPERVQSILMFNNVQRVASQGVPKGDADTILSLLDITFEESDAPSGHVTLTLAGDGAIRLEVEALEVTLKDVTRPYVAPSKKRPVHPE, encoded by the coding sequence ATGACCGAAGATGCACGTTTCGAAGACGGTCGCGAAGCACCCCTGAACCTCGGCGCATTGGATGCCGAGGATCTGACGGTGATTGCGTCACTTACGCAAGACGCGGTGTTCCCCGCCTCTGAGATGCGCTGGCATCGCACCGGAGCGCGCTTTGCCTTGCTGCTGAACCGCTTGCGGCACGAAGACACGGGCGCTGCACGGCACGCGCCTGAACGTGTGCAATCAATACTGATGTTCAACAATGTGCAGCGTGTGGCGAGCCAAGGCGTGCCCAAGGGCGATGCTGATACGATCCTATCGCTGCTCGACATCACTTTTGAGGAAAGCGACGCACCGTCGGGCCATGTCACGCTGACATTGGCCGGGGATGGCGCTATTCGCTTGGAAGTCGAAGCGCTGGAAGTGACCCTCAAGGACGTGACGCGCCCCTATGTCGCCCCCTCCAAGAAACGGCCCGTTCACCCTGAGTGA
- a CDS encoding C4-dicarboxylate TRAP transporter substrate-binding protein encodes MTIFKHLSCAAALALAAGAVSAETVLIHGEAGPNRGARADALQWFADQVAERSDGDIRFDIQWGGALFKANAAVQSIADGVADTGSVIAVYYPQEMAGYGIADLPVNNPDAWVGMRATDELMRSSQAVQDDLADKNLVYIGTWTTSQVNIGCKGGAIKSVADISGKKVRGVGAYGKVFGEQGANMVNMSIYDAYQGLDTGLIDCSQGYSYAVAALKQAEVMDSYTILDWGQVGGLGIFMNKDMHDSLTPEQQETLASVGSDMADEFGRMITEANDNAIASMKEQGVEVITLPEEDRAQLVEAGQKFLDEWQQTADSAGLPGEQLLEEYKGLIAKYTEQRDADGYPWEAKSN; translated from the coding sequence ATGACAATTTTCAAACACCTGAGCTGCGCCGCAGCTCTGGCGCTAGCTGCCGGCGCGGTGAGCGCTGAAACCGTTTTGATTCACGGTGAAGCAGGGCCAAACCGCGGTGCGCGCGCCGATGCGTTGCAGTGGTTCGCCGATCAAGTTGCCGAACGCTCGGACGGCGATATCCGATTCGACATTCAGTGGGGCGGCGCGCTGTTCAAGGCGAACGCAGCCGTGCAATCCATCGCCGATGGCGTGGCTGACACAGGTTCGGTCATCGCCGTGTACTATCCGCAGGAAATGGCGGGCTACGGCATTGCTGACCTGCCGGTAAACAACCCCGACGCTTGGGTCGGTATGCGCGCCACGGATGAGCTGATGCGCTCCAGCCAAGCGGTCCAAGACGATCTGGCCGACAAGAATCTCGTCTATATCGGCACTTGGACGACCTCTCAGGTAAACATCGGTTGCAAGGGCGGCGCGATCAAATCCGTGGCGGATATCTCGGGCAAGAAGGTCCGCGGCGTGGGCGCCTACGGCAAGGTCTTTGGCGAGCAGGGCGCGAACATGGTCAACATGTCGATCTATGACGCCTACCAAGGTCTCGACACCGGGCTGATCGACTGCTCGCAGGGCTATAGCTATGCCGTCGCAGCGCTGAAGCAGGCCGAGGTCATGGACAGCTACACGATCCTTGATTGGGGTCAGGTCGGCGGTTTGGGCATCTTCATGAACAAAGACATGCACGACAGCCTGACACCTGAGCAGCAGGAAACGCTGGCTTCCGTGGGGTCGGACATGGCGGATGAATTTGGCCGTATGATCACCGAGGCCAACGACAACGCCATTGCATCGATGAAAGAGCAGGGCGTCGAAGTCATCACCCTCCCCGAAGAAGACCGCGCTCAACTGGTCGAAGCGGGTCAGAAGTTCCTCGACGAATGGCAGCAGACGGCCGATTCTGCGGGCCTGCCCGGAGAGCAACTGCTGGAAGAGTATAAAGGCCTCATCGCCAAATACACCGAGCAGCGTGACGCGGACGGTTATCCTTGGGAAGCCAAAAGCAACTAA
- a CDS encoding helix-turn-helix domain-containing protein, which translates to MSAPLPSALRARFQRFIEEGLSGRAAAARLKLSPATGARWRHQIQTTGRADPGVQGRPKGSGKLAPHVGFFEELIAQDPDITLFELRDALADATGLQVQHSAIGHLLKRLGFTHKKSHWSLPNVTVPR; encoded by the coding sequence ATGTCAGCACCTTTGCCATCAGCGCTTCGGGCGCGGTTTCAGAGATTTATTGAGGAAGGGTTAAGCGGGCGAGCGGCGGCAGCGCGCTTGAAGCTGTCGCCAGCAACGGGCGCACGATGGCGGCATCAGATCCAAACGACGGGCCGGGCTGATCCGGGCGTGCAGGGGCGTCCAAAAGGGTCAGGGAAATTGGCACCCCATGTTGGTTTTTTCGAAGAGTTGATTGCTCAAGACCCTGATATCACATTGTTTGAGCTGCGTGATGCGCTTGCTGATGCAACCGGACTGCAGGTCCAGCACTCTGCTATCGGGCATCTGCTAAAGCGCCTCGGGTTCACGCACAAAAAAAGTCACTGGTCGCTACCGAACGTTACCGTGCCAAGGTGA
- the lepA gene encoding translation elongation factor 4, which produces MTPLENIRNFSIVAHIDHGKSTLADRLIQLTGTVAERDMQSQLLDNMDIERERGITIKANTVRIEYPAKDGKTYVLNLIDTPGHVDFAYEVARSMHAVEGSLLVVDATQGVEAQTLANVYTAIDADHEIVPVLNKVDLPASDPDRVREQIEDVIGIDASEACLISAKTGVGIPDVLEAIVNKLPAPKGGDPDAPLKAMLVDSKYDQYLGVICIVRIIDGTLKKGDRIRMIKTGGTYDVDDVGVYRPKMTGVESLGPGEIGYLNASIKQVRDTRVGDTITHEKRKCETPLPGFKPSVPVVFCGLFPVDANDFEDMRDAIEKLALNDASFTYEMETSAALGFGFRCGFLGLLHLEVIRDRLEREYDIDLITTAPSVIYHVHMKDGEMQELHNPADMPDMTLVDHMQEPRIKATILVPDEYLGDVLKLCQDRRGIQEDLTYAGSRAMVVYDLPLNEVVFDFYDRLKSVTKGYASFDYQMIGYRQDNLVKMQILVNDEPVDALSTMVHRDRAEMRGRAMVEKLKDLIPRHMFKIPIQAAIGGKVIARETLSAMRKDVTAKCYGGDATRKKKLLEKQKAGKKKMRQFGKVDIPQEAFISALKMDS; this is translated from the coding sequence ATGACACCGCTTGAAAACATCCGCAATTTCTCCATCGTGGCGCATATCGACCACGGCAAATCCACGCTGGCCGACCGGTTGATCCAACTTACCGGCACGGTCGCCGAACGCGACATGCAAAGCCAGCTTCTGGATAACATGGATATCGAGCGGGAGCGGGGCATCACCATCAAGGCCAACACCGTCCGCATCGAATACCCGGCCAAGGACGGCAAGACCTATGTGCTGAACCTGATCGACACGCCCGGACACGTCGACTTCGCCTATGAGGTCGCGCGCTCCATGCATGCGGTCGAAGGCTCGCTGTTGGTCGTCGACGCCACCCAAGGCGTTGAGGCGCAGACGCTGGCCAATGTCTATACCGCCATCGATGCGGATCATGAGATCGTGCCGGTCTTGAACAAGGTCGACCTGCCCGCCTCTGACCCCGATCGCGTGCGCGAACAGATCGAGGACGTGATCGGCATCGACGCCTCCGAGGCCTGCCTGATCTCTGCCAAGACCGGCGTCGGCATCCCCGACGTGCTGGAAGCGATCGTGAACAAACTGCCCGCGCCCAAGGGCGGCGACCCCGATGCGCCGCTCAAGGCGATGCTGGTGGACAGTAAATATGACCAATACCTCGGCGTGATCTGTATCGTCCGGATCATCGACGGCACCCTGAAAAAGGGCGACCGCATTCGCATGATTAAGACCGGCGGCACCTATGACGTGGACGATGTGGGCGTGTACCGGCCCAAGATGACCGGCGTCGAAAGCCTCGGCCCAGGCGAGATCGGCTATCTCAACGCTTCGATCAAACAGGTCCGCGACACCCGTGTCGGTGACACGATCACCCATGAGAAGCGCAAGTGTGAAACCCCGCTGCCGGGCTTTAAGCCGTCCGTTCCGGTGGTTTTCTGTGGTCTCTTCCCGGTCGATGCCAATGATTTCGAAGACATGCGCGATGCGATCGAAAAGCTCGCCCTGAACGATGCCTCCTTCACCTATGAGATGGAAACCTCTGCCGCGCTTGGCTTTGGCTTCCGCTGCGGCTTCCTTGGCCTGCTGCACCTCGAAGTGATCCGCGACCGGCTTGAGCGTGAGTATGACATCGACCTCATCACCACCGCGCCTTCGGTGATCTATCACGTTCACATGAAGGACGGCGAGATGCAAGAGTTGCACAACCCCGCCGACATGCCCGACATGACGCTTGTGGACCACATGCAAGAGCCGCGGATCAAGGCGACGATCCTCGTGCCCGACGAATACCTCGGCGACGTGCTGAAGCTCTGCCAAGATCGCCGCGGCATTCAGGAAGACCTGACCTATGCAGGTTCGCGGGCGATGGTCGTCTATGATCTGCCGCTGAACGAGGTGGTGTTTGATTTTTATGACCGGCTGAAATCGGTCACCAAGGGCTACGCTAGCTTTGACTACCAGATGATCGGCTACCGTCAGGACAATCTGGTCAAAATGCAGATCCTTGTGAACGACGAGCCTGTCGACGCGCTTTCGACCATGGTGCACCGCGACCGCGCCGAGATGCGCGGCCGAGCGATGGTGGAAAAGCTTAAAGACCTGATCCCGCGCCACATGTTCAAAATCCCGATCCAAGCGGCCATCGGCGGCAAGGTGATCGCGCGCGAGACGTTGTCGGCGATGCGTAAGGACGTGACCGCGAAGTGCTACGGTGGGGATGCGACGCGGAAGAAGAAGCTGCTGGAAAAGCAGAAGGCCGGTAAGAAGAAGATGCGCCAGTTCGGGAAGGTGGACATCCCGCAGGAGGCGTTTATTTCCGCACTAAAAATGGACAGCTAA